One window of the Notolabrus celidotus isolate fNotCel1 chromosome 23, fNotCel1.pri, whole genome shotgun sequence genome contains the following:
- the LOC117807566 gene encoding uncharacterized protein LOC117807566 gives MMKCSLFPLMLFFLLTEVSACLPLSAGAEAMSRCPARWLLFGDKCFMFYPVWSSWSAAESVCSQTGGNLASLHTSEEREFVLQLVNTHTSVWLGGHKEQKNSSWFWSDGSPFRIRGWTNKRLGATKEGGACMHMDPKSGELNSAPCGKLKFYICSTRASFRLKFIPKPAEPAVISGVSVFDVVWGYSDELVQEILRSSSFIEQLRSGQLTQSCYTSFIQQEALYLHRVSNTLKVVIRSLQEAYDVRSLLLETLKHYSRTNQTLLSSPYPPWLLWSLQSFSSVVLEDPIYLLVALSARSSLQSSLTKELEVWDVTQQAPMTEAKTSSLECRERSVMEATWTQRYRKAIEKHQDKVDVFKAVNIFRVHMMNQKSFYKSLDCDVEDER, from the exons ATGATGAAGTGTTCATTGTTTCCTCTCAtgcttttcttcctcctgactgaggtgtctgcctgtctgccacTCTCAG CAGGGGCAGAGGCAATGTCTCGCTGCCCAGCACGGTGGCTCCTTTTTGGGGATAAATGCTTCATGTTTTACCCGGTGTGGAGCTCCTGGAGCGCTGCAGAG tctgtttGCTCTCAGACAGGAGGGAACCTGGCGTCTCTTCACACatctgaggagagagagttTGTCCTTCAGctggtgaacacacacacctcagtgtGGCTGGGTGGACACAAGGAGCAGAAG AACAGTTCTTGGTTTTGGAGTGACGGCTCCCCCTTCAGGATACGAGGCTGGACCAATAAGAGGCTGGGAGCTACAAAAGAGGGCGGGGCTTGTATGCACATGGACCcaaaaa GTGGAGAGCTGaacagcgccccctgtggaaagCTCAAGTTCTACATCTGCTCTACTAGAGCCAG cttcCGTTTGAAGTTTATCCCCAAACCAGCTGAGCCAG CGGTCATCTccggtgtgagtgtgtttgacgTCGTGTGGGGTTACAGCGACGAGTTAGTTCAAGAGATTCTCCGCTCGTCCTCTTTCATCGAACAGCTACGATCCGGTCAGCTAACGCAGAGCTGCTACACCAGCTTCATCCAGCAGGAGGCGCTCTATCTGCACAGAGTCAGCAACACACTGAAG gTTGTGATCAGAAGTTTACAGGAAGCATACGACGTCAGGTCGCTGCTGCTGGAGACGCTGAAACACTACAGCCGCACGAACCAG ACTCTCCTCTCGTCCCCTTACCCTCCCTGGCTCCTCTGGTCCCTCCAATCGTTTAGCTCAGTGGTTTTGGAGGATCCGATCTATTTGTTGGTGGCTCTGTCGGCTCGGTCCAGCCTTCAAAGCTCCCTGACCAAGGAGCTGGAGGTCTGGGATGTTACCCAGCAGGCACCTATGACTGAGGCTAAAACCAGCAGCTTGGAGTGTAGAGAGAGGAGTGTGATGGAGGCCACCTGGACTCAACG GTACAGAAAGGCGATAGAGAAACACCAGGATAAAGTGGACGTTTTCAAAGCCGTGAACATCTTCAGAGTGCACATGATGAACCAGAAGAGTTTCTACAAATCTct tgacTGTGACGTCGAGGACgagagatga